From a region of the uncultured Desulfatiglans sp. genome:
- a CDS encoding conserved hypothetical protein (Evidence 4 : Unknown function but conserved in other organisms), giving the protein MPFLPNYGECLFIGSGCGSVEGNAPAALVERPESRRRARCGPARQSRQAKDSGGLVDADMIKRCIYFAVAVCLFLSGGEGRARAEEAALSDIVITTTQDDLLAYFSVVDCFTEDMERAIHNGIPTTFTFFVKLLEVRSSWWDRKIADLKVSHEITYDSLKKMYILRFSEDDRKELIVKDFEEAKTLMSEIVGLKVTSLDRLEKDAYYRVRMMAELDTIKLPLYLHYVLFFLSLWDFETDWYSVDFRY; this is encoded by the coding sequence TTGCCCTTTTTGCCAAACTACGGTGAATGTTTATTCATTGGATCGGGGTGCGGTTCCGTGGAGGGAAACGCGCCTGCAGCCCTGGTGGAGCGGCCGGAAAGCCGGCGGAGGGCGCGTTGCGGTCCGGCGCGGCAATCGAGGCAGGCCAAGGACTCGGGAGGTTTGGTTGACGCGGATATGATCAAACGATGCATCTATTTTGCCGTGGCCGTCTGCCTGTTCCTGAGCGGCGGGGAAGGACGGGCCCGGGCGGAAGAGGCCGCGCTCAGCGATATCGTGATCACGACCACGCAGGACGATCTGCTGGCCTACTTTTCGGTGGTCGACTGTTTTACGGAAGATATGGAGCGGGCGATCCACAACGGGATCCCGACGACGTTCACCTTTTTCGTGAAGCTGCTGGAGGTTCGATCGTCCTGGTGGGACCGGAAGATCGCCGATCTGAAGGTAAGCCACGAGATCACCTACGACAGCCTGAAGAAGATGTACATCCTGCGCTTTTCGGAAGATGACCGGAAGGAACTGATCGTGAAGGATTTTGAAGAGGCCAAGACGCTGATGTCCGAGATCGTCGGTCTCAAGGTGACCTCCCTCGACCGCCTCGAGAAGGATGCCTATTACCGGGTCCGTATGATGGCCGAACTCGATACGATCAAGTTGCCCTTATACCTTCATTACGTTCTTTTTTTCCTCTCCCTCTGGGATTTCGAAACGGACTGGTACTCCGTGGATTTTAGGTACTGA
- a CDS encoding hypothetical protein (Evidence 5 : Unknown function): protein MFPREEERSQRKMIPLRVGQRTKMKDLRESKIVSIRKGFPGRTRFPIRK from the coding sequence GTGTTTCCCCGGGAGGAGGAGCGGAGTCAGAGGAAGATGATTCCGCTCCGTGTGGGGCAGAGGACAAAAATGAAAGACCTGCGCGAAAGCAAGATCGTATCCATCCGGAAAGGATTTCCCGGTAGAACCCGGTTTCCGATCCGAAAATGA
- the lpxC gene encoding UDP-3-O-(3-hydroxymyristoyl) N-acetylglucosamine deacetylase translates to MDYRQRTLKEPVDCTGIGLHSGEKVHMVLRPAAPNSGICFVRSDLAGRPRVPAGFEHVLDTTLATTVGIDGCRIGTIEHLMAAFFGLGIDNAVVELDGPEVPIMDGSAAPFVFLIKSAGIREQSAPKRFLLIRRPFKVDDGNRSIAIYPSKELKITCMIDFQHPMLRNQTHELTFSGRDFVRDISRARTFGFLKDVETLKKHGLAKGGSLDNVVVVDEFRILNEDGLRYKDEFVRHKLLDFLGDLSIVGSPVIGHFVVKKSGHYLNQFMLRKLMASERHWRWVTFESPEACRENRVRIPAFGRLEPLAA, encoded by the coding sequence GTGGATTACAGACAGCGCACATTGAAGGAGCCGGTCGACTGTACGGGCATCGGACTCCATTCTGGCGAAAAAGTTCATATGGTCCTTCGTCCCGCTGCGCCGAACAGCGGGATCTGTTTTGTGCGGAGCGATCTTGCGGGCCGTCCCAGGGTGCCCGCCGGCTTCGAGCATGTACTGGACACGACCCTGGCTACGACCGTCGGCATCGACGGATGCCGGATCGGCACCATCGAGCACCTGATGGCGGCCTTTTTCGGTTTAGGCATAGACAATGCCGTGGTCGAACTCGACGGGCCCGAGGTCCCGATCATGGACGGCAGCGCGGCCCCATTCGTTTTTTTGATCAAGAGCGCCGGCATCCGGGAGCAGAGCGCCCCGAAGCGTTTTTTGCTCATCAGGCGGCCGTTCAAGGTGGATGACGGCAATCGCTCGATTGCCATCTACCCTTCGAAAGAGCTCAAGATCACCTGCATGATCGATTTTCAACACCCGATGCTGCGCAACCAGACCCACGAATTGACCTTTTCCGGGCGGGATTTTGTGCGCGATATCAGCCGGGCACGTACCTTCGGTTTTCTGAAGGACGTCGAAACGCTGAAGAAGCACGGGCTCGCCAAGGGCGGCTCTCTGGACAATGTCGTCGTGGTCGACGAGTTCAGGATCCTCAACGAGGACGGCCTTCGCTACAAGGACGAATTCGTGCGCCACAAGTTGCTCGATTTCTTGGGGGATCTCTCCATCGTCGGGTCTCCGGTCATCGGCCACTTCGTGGTCAAGAAGTCCGGGCATTACCTGAACCAGTTCATGCTGCGCAAATTGATGGCCTCCGAACGCCATTGGCGATGGGTCACCTTCGAATCGCCGGAAGCTTGCCGGGAGAACCGGGTCAGGATCCCGGCCTTCGGTCGCCTGGAACCCCTGGCCGCCTGA
- the lpxK gene encoding Tetraacyldisaccharide 4'-kinase, translating to MKGLRIDWSRIHARRNWSAATPCLALGAVVYGPMASLHRLAYERGVLKARRLPGFVLSVGNLTAGGTGKTPAVACLAQWARSRGFSAAVLSRGYKRSAGSGPLVVSDGTALLAGPWSAGDEPCLLARRLEGVPVIVGADRWQAGTLAHRQFGAEIFILDDGFQHHRLARDVDLVLLDGREPFGNGRLLPWGPLRESQRVLRRADALILTGCGRAPGREEAALRALERDFPGKPVFKASHRPEEWIFPDEGRSAPLDRLRGVPVLAFAGIAAPERFRETLCSLGVDIVDFRVFPDHHRYTAGDILSLRRAGEAVGARYLLTTEKDWVKIEALELDSRRIGFLRIRFEPVPGEERSLFEVIEEAIRKRKTIDAMDL from the coding sequence ATGAAAGGCCTGCGTATCGACTGGTCGCGGATTCATGCCCGCAGGAACTGGTCGGCCGCCACGCCTTGCCTGGCCCTTGGAGCCGTCGTCTACGGCCCGATGGCAAGCCTCCACCGGCTGGCCTATGAGCGGGGCGTGCTGAAGGCGCGCCGGCTCCCGGGGTTCGTCCTCAGCGTGGGCAACCTCACGGCGGGGGGGACCGGAAAGACGCCGGCCGTGGCCTGCCTGGCGCAGTGGGCGCGAAGCCGGGGCTTTAGCGCGGCGGTTCTTTCCCGAGGGTACAAGCGCTCGGCCGGAAGCGGCCCGCTCGTGGTATCGGATGGAACCGCGCTCCTGGCAGGCCCCTGGTCGGCCGGGGACGAGCCATGCCTCCTGGCTCGGCGCCTCGAGGGGGTCCCGGTGATCGTCGGGGCGGACCGTTGGCAGGCCGGGACGCTGGCGCACCGGCAATTCGGCGCAGAAATCTTCATCCTGGATGACGGATTCCAGCACCATCGGCTGGCGCGGGATGTCGATCTGGTCCTGTTGGATGGCCGTGAGCCTTTCGGAAACGGCCGTCTGCTTCCGTGGGGGCCGCTCAGGGAGTCGCAGCGGGTGCTCCGGCGGGCCGACGCCCTGATCCTGACCGGCTGCGGGCGGGCGCCCGGGCGTGAGGAGGCGGCCCTTCGGGCCCTCGAACGGGATTTTCCCGGCAAGCCGGTGTTCAAGGCCTCGCACAGGCCGGAAGAGTGGATATTTCCGGACGAAGGCCGGTCTGCGCCCCTTGACCGGCTGCGCGGGGTGCCGGTGCTGGCCTTTGCCGGGATCGCCGCGCCGGAGAGATTCCGGGAGACCCTGTGCTCGCTCGGTGTCGATATCGTGGATTTCCGCGTCTTTCCAGATCATCATCGCTACACGGCCGGGGATATCCTGTCGCTTCGCCGGGCGGGAGAGGCCGTTGGCGCCCGTTATCTGTTGACGACGGAAAAGGACTGGGTGAAGATCGAGGCGCTGGAACTGGATTCCCGGAGGATCGGATTCCTGAGGATCCGTTTCGAACCTGTGCCGGGTGAAGAAAGGAGTCTATTCGAGGTCATTGAAGAAGCGATCCGGAAGAGAAAAACCATCGACGCGATGGATTTATAG
- a CDS encoding Membrane-bound lytic murein transglycosylase A family protein: MPLSRYLWLTAALFAAALFACRPAVEKRVEKPEPALQLVQSPLPSFSDDLDRASLIQAVERTFIYLDRLPDEASFDYGERRFTARQVRESHALFLDLLREETNPDALAAAVKRHFLVFKAGGRAPSGEVLFTGYFEPLYPASTRPDEVFAHPIYRRPEDLLRIRLEAFHPKFKGESIVARIEGGRVLPYYSRAEIESEKPLDGKGLEIAWLKDPVDVAFLQIQGSGRLRLTDGGELPVGYAEANGRPYRAIGGYMIEKGYLTREEMSMQRIRSYLREHPEKVQEVLDANPSYIFFRPLQDGPYGNIGVHLTPGRSLATDAALFPKGSLAFISCSKPTAGSEAADLEWEPFSRFMVIQDTGGAIKGPGRADIFWGNGPYAELAAGHLRHPGDLYVLIKKP, translated from the coding sequence ATGCCTCTAAGCCGCTACCTTTGGCTGACCGCCGCGCTCTTCGCCGCCGCGCTTTTCGCGTGCCGGCCGGCCGTGGAGAAAAGGGTCGAGAAGCCCGAACCGGCCCTCCAACTCGTGCAATCCCCTCTCCCGTCCTTTTCGGACGACCTGGACCGTGCGTCCCTCATCCAGGCCGTCGAGCGGACCTTCATCTATCTCGACCGCCTGCCGGACGAAGCTTCGTTCGACTACGGCGAACGGAGATTCACCGCCCGGCAGGTGCGGGAAAGCCACGCCTTGTTCCTGGACCTCCTGCGGGAAGAAACGAACCCCGATGCCCTGGCGGCGGCGGTCAAACGCCATTTTCTTGTCTTCAAGGCCGGCGGGAGGGCGCCTTCGGGAGAGGTCCTTTTCACCGGCTACTTCGAGCCGCTCTATCCGGCCAGCACCCGGCCGGACGAGGTCTTCGCCCATCCGATCTACCGGAGGCCGGAGGACCTTCTGCGCATCCGCCTCGAGGCCTTCCATCCCAAGTTCAAAGGCGAGAGCATCGTCGCCCGAATCGAGGGCGGGCGGGTTCTCCCTTACTACAGCCGGGCCGAGATCGAATCCGAAAAACCGCTCGACGGGAAGGGGCTCGAAATCGCCTGGCTGAAGGATCCGGTGGACGTCGCCTTCCTGCAGATTCAGGGGTCCGGCCGCCTGCGGCTGACGGACGGGGGAGAACTCCCCGTCGGATACGCTGAGGCCAACGGGCGCCCTTACCGGGCCATCGGGGGCTACATGATCGAAAAGGGCTATCTCACCCGCGAAGAGATGTCCATGCAGCGCATCCGAAGCTACCTCAGGGAGCACCCTGAAAAGGTCCAGGAGGTCCTGGACGCCAACCCTTCCTACATCTTTTTCCGCCCGCTCCAGGACGGCCCCTACGGGAACATCGGCGTCCATCTGACGCCTGGAAGATCGCTCGCCACCGACGCCGCCCTCTTCCCGAAAGGGTCCCTCGCCTTCATCTCCTGCAGCAAGCCAACGGCCGGATCGGAGGCGGCAGACCTCGAATGGGAGCCCTTCTCCCGTTTCATGGTCATCCAGGACACCGGGGGAGCCATCAAGGGCCCGGGGCGCGCGGACATCTTCTGGGGCAACGGCCCCTATGCGGAGCTCGCCGCAGGGCATCTCCGCCACCCCGGAGATTTATACGTCCTCATTAAAAAACCCTGA
- a CDS encoding PAS domain S-box protein, whose protein sequence is MNTYREARQQDLKRRRRERYLIVGLFVLISGLVYYGTRFLDMGPDISLSNSILIFALININVILLLLLVFLTLRNLVKLLFERRKRIMGARLRSKLVLAFVTLSLLPTIILFFVSVQFISSSIEYWFNVQIEQSLKNALEVGQEYYSRTAEEILQLGNGLSRVITYEGFLQPEQGDRLEKLIADKQKEYGLASIRVYTETLLPKSASTDQRLDLSGFEGPGAESLRRSLDLGTDSQDIESSSHGDLVSGIIPIFSGAETRAVVGLIVLGKFVPATFVNRLKAISSGLQEYRQLKMLKKPIKISHMITLSIVTLLIIFSSVWFGFYLSKEITIPIQELAEGTNRIASGDYSFFIDLESTDEIGVLVNSFNRMTLDLKNSKEKLEEANRELVKSNIELEQRRQYMEFVLANVAAGVVSADANGKILTINKSAEKMLNIEAEHIIGKSYKEVLDQDYINIVDGFLGDRRLFAKGFLKKQIRLSAGGSRLTLLVSLNVLRDDQGRYLGLVAVFEDLSEIEKAQRMAAWREVARRIAHEVKNPLTPIQLSAQRLKKRYGEKLSGEDYRIFNECTEMIVRQVEELKGLVNEFSNFARMPAANRAPADLRGIVEESLSLYREAHREVAFRFEDAPEFPVFPLDREQMKRVFINLLDNAIEAVERDGEITVRFAFDAVQQVVRIEVADNGKGVSPDHRSKLFEPYFSTKKHGTGLGLAIVNTIVNDHDGFIRVEKNVPRGTRFIIELPVRA, encoded by the coding sequence ATGAATACCTACCGGGAAGCTCGGCAACAGGATCTGAAGCGAAGGCGTCGAGAGCGCTATCTCATTGTCGGTCTCTTCGTGTTGATTTCGGGCCTCGTCTACTACGGCACACGCTTCCTGGACATGGGTCCGGACATTTCGCTGTCGAACAGCATCCTGATCTTCGCCCTCATCAACATCAACGTCATCCTCCTGCTCCTCCTGGTCTTCCTGACGCTCAGAAATCTGGTGAAGCTCCTGTTCGAGCGCCGCAAGCGGATCATGGGGGCCAGGCTGCGGAGCAAGCTCGTCCTGGCGTTCGTGACCCTGTCCCTTCTTCCGACGATCATCCTCTTCTTCGTTTCGGTGCAGTTCATCTCCTCCTCGATCGAGTACTGGTTCAACGTCCAGATCGAGCAGTCGCTTAAGAACGCCCTGGAGGTGGGCCAGGAGTATTACAGCCGGACGGCGGAGGAGATCCTACAGCTCGGCAACGGCCTGAGCCGGGTCATCACCTATGAAGGCTTTCTGCAGCCGGAGCAAGGGGATCGGCTCGAGAAGCTGATTGCGGACAAGCAGAAGGAATACGGCCTGGCCTCGATAAGGGTCTACACCGAGACGCTGCTGCCGAAGAGCGCCTCGACGGATCAGCGGCTCGATCTGAGCGGCTTCGAGGGGCCGGGTGCAGAGAGCCTGCGCCGAAGCCTCGATCTCGGCACCGACTCCCAGGATATCGAGAGCTCCTCCCACGGCGACCTCGTCAGCGGGATCATCCCGATCTTCTCCGGGGCCGAGACCAGGGCCGTCGTCGGTCTGATCGTCCTCGGAAAATTCGTCCCGGCCACGTTCGTCAACCGTCTGAAGGCGATCAGCAGCGGCCTCCAGGAGTACCGTCAATTGAAGATGCTCAAAAAGCCGATCAAGATCAGCCATATGATCACGTTGTCGATCGTGACGCTCCTGATCATCTTCTCGTCGGTGTGGTTCGGGTTCTATCTATCGAAGGAGATCACAATCCCCATCCAGGAGCTGGCGGAGGGGACCAACCGCATCGCCTCCGGAGACTACAGCTTTTTCATCGATCTGGAGTCGACCGACGAGATAGGGGTGCTCGTCAACTCCTTCAACCGGATGACCCTCGACCTGAAGAACAGCAAGGAGAAGCTCGAAGAGGCCAACCGGGAACTGGTCAAGAGCAACATCGAACTCGAACAGCGTCGTCAATACATGGAGTTCGTGTTGGCCAACGTCGCGGCCGGGGTGGTGTCGGCCGATGCGAACGGGAAGATCCTGACCATCAACAAGTCGGCGGAAAAGATGCTGAACATCGAGGCAGAGCATATCATCGGCAAGAGCTACAAGGAGGTGCTGGATCAGGATTACATCAACATCGTGGACGGCTTCCTGGGCGACAGGCGTCTTTTTGCCAAGGGGTTCCTGAAAAAGCAGATCCGCCTTTCCGCCGGCGGCAGCCGGCTGACCTTGCTCGTCTCCCTCAATGTCCTGCGCGACGACCAGGGGCGGTATCTCGGTCTGGTGGCGGTGTTCGAGGACCTGAGCGAAATCGAAAAGGCCCAGCGGATGGCGGCATGGCGTGAGGTGGCGCGCCGCATCGCGCACGAGGTGAAAAACCCCCTCACCCCCATCCAACTGTCCGCGCAGCGGCTCAAAAAGCGCTACGGGGAGAAGCTCTCCGGAGAGGACTACCGGATATTCAACGAGTGCACGGAAATGATCGTCCGACAGGTGGAGGAGCTGAAGGGGCTCGTCAACGAGTTTTCCAACTTCGCCCGTATGCCGGCTGCAAACCGTGCTCCTGCCGACCTGCGCGGGATTGTCGAGGAGTCTCTGAGCCTGTACCGCGAGGCCCATCGCGAGGTGGCGTTCCGCTTCGAGGATGCGCCCGAGTTTCCAGTGTTCCCTCTGGATCGGGAGCAGATGAAGCGGGTCTTCATCAACCTCCTCGACAATGCCATCGAGGCCGTGGAGAGGGATGGTGAGATCACGGTGCGGTTCGCCTTCGATGCGGTGCAGCAGGTGGTGCGGATCGAGGTGGCCGACAACGGCAAGGGAGTGTCGCCCGATCATCGGAGCAAGCTCTTCGAGCCCTACTTTTCCACCAAGAAGCACGGCACCGGGCTTGGATTGGCGATTGTCAACACTATCGTCAACGATCACGACGGGTTCATCCGGGTCGAGAAGAACGTGCCCAGAGGTACGCGCTTCATCATCGAGCTGCCGGTGCGGGCCTGA
- a CDS encoding hypothetical protein (Evidence 5 : Unknown function), giving the protein MHLGIFPQPVKSGFFNTLVGGGSFETGLSGCGPGDPV; this is encoded by the coding sequence TTGCATCTAGGCATTTTTCCCCAGCCTGTCAAAAGCGGATTTTTCAACACGCTGGTAGGGGGCGGTTCGTTCGAAACGGGTTTATCCGGATGTGGCCCCGGAGATCCTGTTTGA
- a CDS encoding hypothetical protein (Evidence 5 : Unknown function), with amino-acid sequence MIHFLLMKKCDLIKVLDVHKLDSVSVVFAALRAGGHGPCNPVRRAGKTLIPIPVVVPISRRNAWITDSAH; translated from the coding sequence GTGATCCATTTCCTGCTCATGAAAAAGTGTGATCTGATAAAAGTATTGGATGTCCATAAGTTAGACAGTGTGAGCGTTGTTTTTGCGGCTTTGCGGGCGGGAGGGCACGGTCCTTGCAATCCAGTGCGGCGAGCAGGGAAAACCCTGATTCCTATTCCGGTTGTTGTACCGATATCGAGGAGAAACGCGTGGATTACAGACAGCGCACATTGA
- a CDS encoding putative 3-deoxy-D-manno-octulosonic-acid transferase (Evidence 3 : Putative function from multiple computational evidences) encodes MRTFDLVYNLCWTPAAAAMLPFSRMDGKAKGLRRLIWQEDERPPRPGGIWLHALSVGETMSAVPLARALRRVFPDRPLVVSASTEKGLALARAEMAEVADRVLGMPFDFWRPVRRMMDFIRPSVFVLVETDIWPGILGLLKDRGIPALLVNGRVSPRTARGYRRAAPLLRPVFDCFRLCLMQTARDRQRLLAPRLIDPERCEAVGNIKFDREWPPMEAEERLAWLRRLSLSGEETLWVAGSTHPGEEAVLMDVYRELRNRFPGLRLVIAPRDISRADELAGMAREKGLQTSLRSVPRAGAGIILLDTVGELGRVYGLAAVAFVGGSLVPVGGHNLLEPAAFACPVLFGPHTHNFEDMADALSEEGGGMRIRDRASLHEAVSTILSDDGRRRQAGSSARAFVMANRGALDRVIERIGRCAAEDVR; translated from the coding sequence ATGCGGACCTTCGATCTTGTTTACAACCTCTGCTGGACCCCGGCCGCTGCGGCCATGCTCCCGTTCAGCCGGATGGACGGCAAGGCGAAGGGACTCCGCCGCCTGATCTGGCAGGAGGATGAAAGGCCGCCGCGCCCCGGCGGCATCTGGCTCCACGCCCTGTCGGTCGGCGAGACCATGTCCGCCGTCCCTCTGGCCCGGGCGCTGCGGCGCGTCTTCCCGGACCGGCCGCTCGTCGTGAGCGCCAGCACGGAGAAGGGATTGGCGCTGGCCCGGGCGGAGATGGCCGAGGTCGCCGACCGGGTGCTCGGCATGCCCTTCGATTTCTGGCGGCCGGTGCGGCGCATGATGGATTTTATCCGTCCTTCGGTCTTCGTGCTGGTCGAAACGGACATCTGGCCGGGCATCCTCGGGCTCCTGAAGGACCGCGGGATCCCGGCGCTGCTCGTCAACGGCCGCGTGAGCCCGCGGACCGCGCGGGGCTACCGGCGCGCCGCCCCCCTGCTGCGCCCGGTCTTCGACTGCTTCCGGCTCTGCCTGATGCAGACGGCGCGCGACCGGCAGAGGCTCCTCGCACCGCGCCTCATCGATCCCGAGCGCTGCGAGGCCGTTGGAAACATCAAGTTCGACCGGGAGTGGCCGCCCATGGAGGCGGAGGAGCGGCTTGCATGGCTGCGGCGGCTGAGCCTATCGGGGGAGGAGACGCTGTGGGTGGCGGGCAGCACCCATCCAGGGGAGGAGGCGGTCCTGATGGATGTCTACCGGGAACTTCGCAACCGCTTCCCGGGTCTGCGCCTCGTGATCGCGCCCCGGGATATCAGCCGCGCGGATGAACTGGCGGGGATGGCCCGTGAAAAAGGTCTGCAGACTTCATTGAGAAGCGTCCCGCGCGCCGGCGCCGGGATCATCCTGCTCGATACCGTCGGTGAACTCGGCCGGGTCTACGGGTTGGCCGCCGTCGCCTTCGTGGGGGGCAGCCTCGTGCCCGTGGGCGGGCACAACCTGCTGGAGCCGGCGGCGTTCGCCTGTCCGGTGTTGTTCGGTCCGCACACCCACAACTTCGAGGACATGGCCGATGCCTTGAGCGAAGAGGGCGGCGGGATGCGTATTCGAGACCGGGCTTCCCTCCATGAGGCCGTCTCGACGATCCTCTCGGACGATGGCCGACGGCGGCAGGCGGGCTCCTCTGCGCGCGCTTTCGTGATGGCCAACCGGGGGGCCCTCGACCGGGTGATCGAACGGATCGGGCGTTGCGCCGCAGAGGACGTCCGATGA